One genomic segment of Cottoperca gobio chromosome 21, fCotGob3.1, whole genome shotgun sequence includes these proteins:
- the sowahca gene encoding ankyrin repeat domain-containing protein SOWAHC, which yields MMMASQCTEQAVQEFLMERGGRVQQMELIDHFLSVSGQNDQSKEVVDREVLKRIVDNVGIVKVENGVTFVCLNTEGSAESVMRPNTADHDHAECNGNIQETLDNNYVNGNADNRDQTGASSSLAASLDNDKQSNGNVQPAAPSQNSKTNTSTPTCSGGGEVKLRERRRRESAPVIGIADLGHAHSAGLISQQVRGARRVSKGSQRAMLTSCLSEDSTLEGLDPDINTPKGSRRNFIELMMSSSPQVRRSLINRGSRLRDSVKSDGDSASLLSSATDEDCTSVTLDPLEHEWMLCASDGLWESLQPLLVVEPSLVAKRDFVTGFTCLHWVAKQGKAELLSQLLAFAKENTIPVNVNVRSSAGYTPLHLAAMHGHTQVVRVLLSDWEADPEARDYSGRRAIQYLSPPLAADLQEEGVVTSPVAESDHGNTNRGSGGGRGWRFPRVLQGNLNPLRLLNPPAETAEEGAVTGKTKGGIQRKSSLSRLNARLHRGRHRAQIIHSASFRDTGEVGRGEELASSPLRTRPLSNLFG from the exons ATGATGATGGCGTCCCAGTGCACGGAACAAGCCGTGCAGGAGTTCctgatggagagaggagggagggtcCAACAGATGGAGCTGATTGATCATTTCCTATCAGTGTCGGGTCAAAATGACCAGTCAAAGGAAGTGGTGGATCGTGAGGTGCTGAAACGCATCGTGGACAACGTGGGTATTGTGAAGGTGGAAAACGGCgtgacatttgtttgtttgaacacTGAAGGCAGCGCGGAGTCGGTGATGCGTCCCAACACAGCCGACCACGATCACGCGGAGTGCAACGGTAATATCCAGGAGACACTGGACAACAACTATGTCAACGGCAACGCTGACAACAGAGACCAAACAG GAGCATCCAGCTCATTAGCTGCCAGCTTGGACAATGACAAACAGTCAAATGGCAATGTGCAACCTGCAGCCCCCTCCCAGAATAGTAAGACCAACACATCGACTCCTACCTGTagtggaggaggggaggtgaaactgagagagaggagaaggcgGGAGTCGGCGCCAGTCATTGGGATTGCAGATTTGGGCCATGCTCACTCTGCAGGGTTAATCAGTCAGCAGGTGAGGGGGGCACGCAGGGTGTCCAAAGGATCCCAACGGGCCATGCTGACCAGCTGCCTATCTGAAGACAGCACCTTGGAAGGCCTGGACCCAGATATCAACACACCCAAGGGAAGTCGCAGGAACTTCATAGAGCTGATGATGAGTAGTTCTCCTCAG GTTCGGAGGTCTCTGATCAACCGTGGTTCACGCCTCCGGGACTCGGTGAAGAGCGATGGAGATTCTGCATCGCTCCTCTCCTCAGCCACTGATGAAGACTGCACCTCAGTGACCCTGGACCCGCTGGAACACGAGTGGATGCTGTGTGCCTCAGATGGCCTGTGGGAAAGTCTGCAGCCCCTGCTGGTTGTGGAACCGAGCCTTGTGGCCAAGAGAGACTTTGTGACCGGCTTTACTTGCCTCCACTGGGTGGCGAAGCAGGGCAAAGCTGAGCTGCTCTCCCAGCTGCTGGCCTTTGCCAAGGAGAACACTATACctgtgaatgtaaatgtgagATCAAGTGCTGGATATACACCGCTACACCTGGCAGCcatgcatggacacacacag gtggtcCGTGTGTTACTGTCAGACTGGGAGGCGGACCCTGAGGCTCGAGATTACAGCGGCAGGCGAGCCATCCAGTACCTGTCCCCGCCGCTGGCTGCTGacctgcaggaggagggagtggtCACCTCACCGGTAGCTGAGTCGGACCACGGAAATACTAACCGAGGCAGTGGCGGAGGGCGCGGCTGGCGGTTTCCCAGAGTCCTCCAGGGCAATCTGAATCCACTGCGGCTCCTGAACCCACCTGCTGAGACAGCGGAGGAGGGAGCTGTGACCGGGAAGACCAAGGGGGGAATCCAGAGGAAGTCGTCTCTGAGCCGGCTGAACGCCCGGCTGCACCGAGGACGCCACCGAGCCCAGATCATCCACAGCGCCTCCTTCAGGGACACGGGGGAGgtggggagaggggaggagctCGCCAGCAGCCCTCTCCGAACCCGACCACTGTCCAACCTGTTTGGATGA